One genomic segment of Brevibacillus laterosporus LMG 15441 includes these proteins:
- a CDS encoding exo-beta-N-acetylmuramidase NamZ domain-containing protein, giving the protein MRKGILFLTCLIMLMFVSDRNSYANPPSIRLGDDVLISKYHHLIDGKRIGLVTNQTGINSQGQSIIDVLAKYHNATLAALYGPEHGIDGQARAGAYVESYIHKDWNIPVYSLYGKTRKPTANMLKNIDVLVFDLQDIGARSYTYISTLHDVMEAAREHKKPLIVLDRPNPLGGKIVDGPVQTPPYLSFVGVDELPLAHGMTIGELAQFFNRKMGVHLTIIPMDYYARGMIFQDTGLKWVKSSPQVPNLASVFGYLATGLGEGIGLQHSDNFKWVGAEGIHANQLAKMLNDADLPGVVFVPETKGFAGGVRLQIIDYHAFNPARTGMYVLAYANQLTSSVMKNQDKRFNSEQFDKIMGSSELRKALARKASPEELEALYAPMVNSFKMERLPYLIYEDIGKEYMGAIVDSGKKVTVEPKPDTTSPEPTPEPKPKPEPNTTKPVTKPNPKPDVTTPVPGTETKPNPNPTTSGQKPDTTATKPVSSQKVAHLTFDDGPSNVTVQILDVLKQHNIKATFFVLGRNVKGNEAILRRMLAEGHTIGNHTHSHDYNKIYKNPQAFFTDLKQSEAEIQKITGEKPTMIRFPGGSNNGVSKKAQDTTIYGANKWVMNDIVKEVKNQGYTYFDWNVSSGDARSNSYTPQEVIRNVKNGSANKHEVVILMHDTKAKESTLKALPQVIADLKKQGFTFEALQPTSKTVQFLK; this is encoded by the coding sequence ATGCGCAAAGGTATACTTTTTCTCACGTGTCTGATTATGCTGATGTTCGTCTCAGATCGAAATTCCTACGCGAATCCACCGAGTATCAGGCTAGGTGATGATGTCCTAATCTCGAAATATCATCATCTTATTGATGGGAAAAGGATTGGGTTGGTTACCAACCAAACGGGAATAAATAGTCAGGGACAAAGCATCATAGATGTTCTGGCCAAATATCATAATGCCACCTTAGCGGCTCTATATGGTCCAGAGCATGGAATTGATGGGCAGGCTCGGGCTGGTGCCTATGTGGAATCTTATATACATAAAGATTGGAATATTCCCGTCTATAGTTTATATGGTAAAACTAGAAAACCAACCGCCAATATGCTAAAAAATATTGATGTTTTGGTATTTGATTTGCAAGACATCGGAGCGAGAAGCTACACGTATATATCCACGTTACATGATGTGATGGAAGCGGCTCGTGAACATAAAAAGCCGCTAATTGTTCTGGATCGTCCTAATCCGTTAGGTGGAAAAATTGTGGATGGTCCAGTCCAAACACCTCCTTATCTAAGTTTTGTTGGTGTGGACGAGCTACCATTGGCACATGGAATGACGATAGGGGAGCTAGCACAGTTTTTTAATAGAAAAATGGGTGTTCATCTTACCATTATCCCCATGGATTACTATGCAAGAGGGATGATTTTTCAGGATACAGGCCTTAAATGGGTGAAAAGCTCTCCGCAGGTTCCTAACCTAGCTTCTGTCTTTGGTTATCTAGCAACAGGGCTTGGAGAGGGAATCGGCTTACAGCATAGCGATAACTTTAAATGGGTAGGCGCAGAGGGGATACACGCTAACCAGCTTGCTAAGATGTTAAATGATGCAGATTTACCGGGGGTTGTGTTTGTTCCTGAGACCAAAGGGTTTGCTGGTGGTGTTCGTTTGCAAATTATCGATTACCATGCTTTTAATCCGGCACGCACAGGGATGTATGTCTTGGCATACGCTAACCAACTAACCTCATCTGTTATGAAAAATCAAGATAAACGGTTCAATTCAGAACAATTTGACAAAATAATGGGAAGCAGTGAACTTCGAAAAGCTTTAGCGCGTAAGGCTTCGCCAGAAGAACTCGAAGCATTGTACGCTCCAATGGTTAATTCCTTTAAAATGGAACGCTTGCCTTATTTAATTTACGAGGATATTGGCAAGGAGTATATGGGAGCAATTGTGGATTCAGGTAAAAAGGTAACAGTGGAACCAAAACCGGATACAACGAGTCCAGAACCAACCCCAGAACCAAAGCCAAAACCAGAACCGAATACAACGAAACCGGTGACAAAGCCTAACCCAAAACCTGATGTAACGACACCAGTACCAGGTACAGAAACAAAACCAAATCCGAATCCAACAACATCAGGACAAAAACCGGACACGACAGCAACGAAACCGGTATCCTCTCAAAAGGTAGCACATCTTACCTTTGATGATGGACCATCTAATGTTACGGTCCAAATTCTGGATGTTTTGAAGCAACACAATATTAAGGCAACATTCTTTGTTTTAGGGCGCAATGTTAAAGGAAATGAAGCAATCTTGCGCAGAATGCTAGCAGAAGGACATACCATTGGTAATCATACGCATTCCCATGATTACAATAAAATTTATAAAAATCCGCAAGCATTCTTTACTGATCTAAAACAATCCGAAGCAGAAATCCAAAAAATCACAGGGGAAAAACCAACCATGATTCGTTTCCCTGGCGGTAGTAATAATGGTGTTAGTAAGAAAGCGCAAGATACCACAATCTACGGAGCCAACAAATGGGTCATGAATGATATTGTGAAAGAAGTGAAAAATCAAGGATATACCTACTTTGATTGGAATGTTAGCTCCGGTGATGCTAGATCGAATAGCTATACCCCTCAAGAAGTCATCAGAAATGTGAAGAATGGCAGTGCAAACAAACATGAGGTGGTTATCCTGATGCATGATACCAAGGCAAAAGAAAGCACATTGAAAGCTTTGCCACAGGTCATTGCTGATTTGAAGAAGCAAGGATTTACATTCGAGGCTCTACAACCAACAAGTAAGACCGTTCAATTTTTAAAATAA
- the motA gene encoding flagellar motor stator protein MotA, translating into MDKSSVIGIILGFVAVFVGMVLKGASISSLVNPAAFLIIIAGTVATIFVGFPMVEVKRIPKIMKVLFTNQLEADKRELISQFMTWAGIARREGLLALENTADEIQDPFLRNGMKMIIDGGEPEFVRDVLDEEISAMEERHHSGALIFTQAGTYAPTLGVLGAVIGLIAALGNLADVEALGHSIAAAFVATLLGIFTGYVIWHPFANKLKRKSQREVEVKRIMIEGLLSIQAGVSPTAIEQKLLVYIPVVERQAVKEGSSEEGVGVNG; encoded by the coding sequence ATGGATAAGTCTTCTGTAATAGGAATTATTCTTGGGTTTGTGGCTGTCTTTGTTGGGATGGTCTTAAAGGGAGCCAGTATTAGTTCTCTAGTTAACCCTGCTGCTTTTCTAATCATTATTGCTGGAACGGTTGCTACTATTTTTGTAGGCTTCCCTATGGTAGAAGTAAAAAGGATTCCCAAAATCATGAAAGTCCTTTTTACCAATCAACTGGAAGCTGATAAGCGTGAACTGATAAGCCAATTCATGACGTGGGCAGGTATTGCCAGACGTGAAGGGTTGCTAGCTTTGGAAAATACAGCTGATGAGATTCAGGACCCGTTTTTACGCAATGGCATGAAGATGATTATTGATGGTGGAGAGCCTGAATTTGTTCGCGATGTACTTGATGAAGAAATCAGTGCTATGGAAGAACGTCATCATAGCGGTGCGCTTATCTTTACCCAAGCAGGTACATATGCTCCAACGCTAGGGGTTCTAGGTGCGGTTATTGGTTTGATCGCGGCCTTGGGGAATCTTGCTGACGTAGAGGCATTAGGACACTCTATCGCGGCTGCCTTCGTAGCAACCTTGCTAGGTATTTTCACAGGTTACGTTATATGGCATCCTTTTGCTAACAAATTGAAACGTAAATCACAACGAGAAGTTGAAGTAAAACGTATTATGATTGAAGGATTACTATCCATTCAGGCGGGGGTTTCTCCGACTGCTATCGAGCAAAAACTACTGGTTTACATCCCAGTTGTTGAACGCCAAGCAGTGAAAGAGGGATCTAGCGAGGAGGGAGTCGGCGTTAATGGCTAA
- the motB gene encoding flagellar motor protein MotB: protein MAKRKKKHEEHIDETWLIPYSDLLTLLLALFIVLFAASSVDAKKFSQLAGSFNAALNGGVSVLDFPSPVEPINSEEQSLMKPEGNEQVVDKTKYEQQMKYLQETEKLDQLKKQLDSYLKENNLTGKLHTKVTDEGLLITIMDNALFASGSAKVKPEARNLASEISKLLEPDGRRVTVSGHTDNVPIRNSRFESNWHLSSARAMNFMTILLENKKLDPSKFSTRAFGEFQPVASNKTNDGRATNRRVEVAILRNFEKNSQITK, encoded by the coding sequence ATGGCTAAACGCAAAAAGAAGCATGAAGAGCATATTGATGAAACATGGCTCATTCCTTATTCGGATTTGCTAACCTTGCTATTAGCCCTCTTTATCGTATTGTTTGCGGCTAGTTCCGTAGATGCTAAGAAGTTTAGCCAATTAGCTGGATCATTTAATGCAGCTCTGAATGGTGGAGTCAGTGTACTAGATTTTCCTTCACCGGTTGAGCCAATCAACTCTGAAGAGCAATCCCTTATGAAGCCTGAGGGAAATGAGCAGGTTGTTGACAAGACCAAGTATGAACAACAAATGAAATATCTACAGGAAACAGAGAAGCTTGACCAGCTAAAAAAACAGTTGGATAGTTATTTGAAAGAGAATAATCTTACAGGCAAATTGCACACGAAGGTCACCGATGAAGGATTGCTAATTACAATTATGGACAACGCCCTTTTTGCATCAGGCAGTGCAAAGGTGAAACCGGAAGCAAGGAATTTGGCATCTGAGATTTCTAAGCTGTTAGAGCCAGATGGAAGACGAGTAACAGTGTCTGGTCATACGGATAATGTACCGATCAGAAACAGTCGATTCGAATCTAACTGGCATCTCAGTTCTGCGCGTGCTATGAATTTTATGACCATCCTATTGGAAAACAAAAAGCTAGATCCAAGTAAGTTTAGCACACGTGCATTTGGTGAATTCCAGCCAGTAGCTTCCAATAAGACGAATGACGGTCGCGCAACGAACCGTCGTGTAGAAGTGGCGATTCTGCGTAATTTCGAGAAAAACAGTCAAATAACAAAATAA
- a CDS encoding LysE/ArgO family amino acid transporter — MVLAWLHGMVLAFGLILPLGVQNIFIFNQGAAHKKFTRALPSIITASICDTILTLLAVLGVSMLLWKIVWLKTALVVVGACFLLYLGYMTWRSTTNAANVTTHASFTWRKQVMFAASVSLLNPHAIMDTIGVIGTSSTAYTGHEKVAFTVACILISWMWFLSLAWAGRMLGKVDNTGRIMLVINKLAAILIWLASAYLIYSGLSS, encoded by the coding sequence ATGGTACTCGCTTGGTTACATGGCATGGTGCTAGCATTTGGACTAATCTTACCCTTAGGCGTACAAAACATCTTTATTTTTAATCAAGGAGCCGCCCATAAGAAGTTTACCCGAGCCCTACCTTCGATTATTACAGCTAGTATTTGCGATACGATTCTGACCTTACTCGCAGTTTTGGGAGTATCCATGCTATTGTGGAAAATTGTATGGTTAAAAACGGCTTTAGTAGTAGTGGGAGCTTGCTTCTTGCTATACTTGGGGTATATGACTTGGAGATCAACGACCAACGCGGCGAACGTGACTACCCATGCTTCTTTTACGTGGCGAAAGCAGGTCATGTTCGCAGCATCTGTCTCACTTTTAAATCCGCATGCCATTATGGATACGATTGGTGTAATTGGAACCAGTTCAACAGCCTATACTGGTCATGAGAAAGTGGCCTTTACGGTGGCATGTATACTTATTTCGTGGATGTGGTTCTTATCTCTAGCGTGGGCAGGTAGGATGCTAGGCAAAGTAGATAATACTGGTCGAATCATGCTTGTTATTAATAAACTGGCAGCTATTCTTATCTGGCTGGCCTCTGCCTATCTCATTTACTCCGGGCTCTCTAGCTAG
- a CDS encoding PLP-dependent aminotransferase family protein: MKKKRKPSMVIGLGEWRPKRDDPIPLYRQIASYIREKISVGEWPVGYKIPPERTLAVTFKVNRSTVVAAVQELTAEGLIQGRSGSGTIVVQQPDPFPTLHWPSYVNAGMFHPNLPTIQEINRLEFVPNMIRLGTGEPSSDLYPHANMKQVLAQVAEKIPSLGYEEPKGLYKLRREVSRHLAKKGINVPPSCILIVSGALQGLQLISLGLMNPGATMLMEKPSYLYSLNLLPSTGIRMKGIELDAQGISQRALLAGIQQQTAQMLYTIPTFQNPTGKVLSESGREQLLKLCQQERIALIEDDVYSDLWLDEEPPLPIKALDQKGTVLYVGSMSKTISPGLRIGWLVAPETVIDRLADLKMQTDYGASSLSQWTVYEWLASGLYEQHLLYVREQLRARRDFMLALLERYFNDLATWSIPAGGFYIWLCFLHEKISMRSLFKRAQQQSILLNPGNLYDPLDDTHLRLSYSYASYEQLEFGMKQLAQIVRNLVECPRGCCDNYKKQL, encoded by the coding sequence GTGAAGAAAAAAAGGAAACCAAGTATGGTAATAGGCTTGGGAGAATGGAGACCGAAACGGGATGACCCGATCCCTCTTTATCGCCAAATTGCGTCGTATATACGCGAAAAAATTAGTGTTGGTGAATGGCCAGTGGGTTATAAAATTCCGCCGGAGCGTACGCTAGCTGTTACCTTTAAAGTGAATCGCAGCACAGTGGTTGCAGCGGTTCAGGAATTGACTGCGGAGGGCTTAATTCAGGGGAGAAGTGGAAGCGGCACGATAGTCGTGCAACAGCCAGATCCATTTCCTACGCTTCACTGGCCTAGCTATGTGAATGCTGGTATGTTTCATCCTAACCTTCCTACCATTCAAGAGATTAATCGACTAGAATTCGTACCGAACATGATACGCTTAGGAACGGGAGAGCCATCTAGCGATCTATATCCTCATGCCAACATGAAACAGGTACTAGCTCAGGTGGCTGAAAAAATCCCTTCCCTTGGCTATGAAGAACCCAAAGGGCTGTACAAGCTCCGCAGGGAGGTCAGCAGACATTTAGCCAAAAAGGGTATAAATGTACCACCTTCATGTATTTTGATCGTCTCAGGGGCTTTACAGGGGCTACAATTAATTTCATTAGGCTTGATGAACCCTGGAGCAACCATGTTGATGGAAAAGCCCTCATATTTATATTCATTAAATCTATTACCATCTACGGGTATCCGAATGAAAGGGATTGAACTGGATGCACAAGGAATATCCCAGCGGGCTCTACTAGCAGGTATCCAGCAGCAGACGGCGCAGATGCTGTATACGATTCCTACTTTTCAAAATCCAACTGGTAAGGTATTAAGTGAGAGTGGCAGAGAGCAGTTGCTGAAGCTGTGCCAACAAGAGCGCATCGCTTTAATAGAAGACGATGTGTATTCGGATTTGTGGTTGGATGAAGAGCCGCCTTTACCGATTAAGGCGTTAGACCAAAAAGGGACCGTACTGTATGTAGGCAGTATGTCTAAAACGATCAGCCCCGGTTTGCGCATCGGATGGCTGGTGGCACCAGAAACAGTGATAGACCGTTTGGCTGACTTAAAGATGCAGACGGATTATGGAGCCAGCTCCCTCTCACAATGGACTGTGTATGAGTGGCTAGCAAGCGGATTGTACGAACAGCATTTACTTTATGTGAGAGAGCAGCTTCGAGCTAGAAGAGATTTTATGCTAGCTTTACTCGAACGATATTTTAATGATCTAGCTACATGGTCTATTCCAGCAGGGGGGTTTTATATCTGGCTTTGCTTTTTACATGAGAAGATATCCATGCGTTCCTTGTTTAAAAGAGCCCAGCAGCAATCCATCCTATTAAATCCAGGTAATCTATATGATCCCCTGGATGATACCCATTTACGGCTCTCTTACTCGTATGCTAGCTACGAACAATTGGAATTCGGGATGAAGCAGTTGGCTCAAATCGTCAGGAACTTGGTGGAATGCCCACGAGGATGTTGCGACAATTACAAAAAACAGCTATAG
- a CDS encoding DUF1450 domain-containing protein, with amino-acid sequence MSNDLRICDECKGYNAEEFAERLKEMVPDAKVEIGCQNMCGHCLKRAFIYANGRWFIGNNEEELVKKMQPHIKRK; translated from the coding sequence ATGTCAAATGATCTACGCATCTGTGATGAGTGCAAAGGATACAACGCCGAAGAATTCGCGGAACGGTTAAAAGAGATGGTTCCGGATGCGAAGGTAGAAATCGGCTGTCAAAATATGTGCGGTCATTGCTTAAAGCGAGCTTTTATTTATGCAAATGGACGTTGGTTTATTGGGAATAATGAAGAAGAACTAGTAAAAAAAATGCAACCGCACATTAAAAGGAAATAA
- a CDS encoding site-2 protease family protein, translating into MSAKSKNANRSILVAIGLFLLTKFKFIFLFLKGFKFTGTIISMGVALYFYAVVFGWKFAVALIYLIFIHELGHVIAARIKGINTGLPMFIPFVGAFINLKELPRDATTEAFLAYGGPLAGLLSFLPAIPLYIYTEDPLWALVIHLGAILNLFNLLPVSPLDGGRIVGVLSPNIWFLGLLILGAFIFFSPSPMLVLIFIFGMFSWWSHLTSDYKHKQLQYERDKWEQLHQELSRWIVEPPTSQERYDLQRLYLQTQKAQPKKPFTFPLFQEEKKLAYKKLQLDRQFIIKRWELLVAHEQEQYRNAWNQYSDTTASATEAQAVSEHTANAADHIPPTEQDTSQAEQGILQHTISSTELKLADMNKELEHQAGYYEASAATRWKVLLAYLVLAGLLAAFYFYSDQMLLEWRQVMKTA; encoded by the coding sequence TTTTAGTAGCGATTGGGCTGTTTTTACTGACAAAGTTTAAATTTATTTTTCTCTTTTTGAAAGGATTTAAATTTACAGGAACCATTATCAGCATGGGAGTTGCTCTTTATTTTTATGCTGTTGTATTTGGATGGAAATTTGCAGTCGCCCTTATCTACTTGATTTTTATTCATGAATTAGGACACGTAATTGCCGCGCGGATCAAAGGAATTAATACAGGCTTGCCCATGTTTATTCCTTTTGTTGGAGCTTTCATTAATTTAAAAGAACTGCCGCGCGATGCAACAACAGAAGCATTTCTAGCCTATGGGGGTCCACTCGCTGGATTACTTTCGTTTTTGCCCGCCATCCCACTATATATCTATACAGAAGACCCATTATGGGCATTAGTCATTCATTTGGGAGCGATTCTTAACCTATTTAATTTACTTCCGGTTTCTCCACTTGATGGAGGTCGTATCGTAGGAGTTTTATCCCCTAATATTTGGTTTTTAGGTTTACTTATTTTAGGAGCTTTTATCTTCTTTTCACCAAGTCCTATGCTCGTGCTGATTTTCATCTTTGGGATGTTTTCGTGGTGGTCGCATCTTACCAGCGATTACAAACATAAACAGCTTCAATATGAACGTGATAAATGGGAGCAGCTTCATCAGGAACTTTCGCGTTGGATCGTTGAGCCTCCTACATCGCAGGAAAGATACGATCTGCAACGTTTATACCTGCAAACGCAAAAAGCTCAGCCAAAAAAGCCCTTTACTTTTCCTTTGTTTCAGGAAGAGAAAAAATTGGCTTATAAGAAGCTCCAGCTTGATCGCCAATTTATCATAAAACGCTGGGAGTTATTGGTCGCTCACGAGCAAGAGCAATATCGGAATGCGTGGAATCAATATTCCGATACTACTGCATCAGCTACAGAGGCTCAGGCCGTTTCTGAACACACTGCAAATGCTGCGGATCATATTCCCCCAACAGAGCAGGATACGTCCCAAGCTGAGCAGGGAATTTTACAACACACCATATCCAGTACGGAATTAAAGCTAGCTGACATGAATAAAGAACTGGAACACCAGGCTGGTTACTATGAAGCAAGCGCTGCTACGCGTTGGAAGGTGTTACTTGCTTATCTAGTGCTAGCCGGACTGTTAGCCGCTTTTTACTTCTATTCTGATCAAATGTTATTAGAATGGCGACAGGTAATGAAAACAGCATAG